In one window of Paucidesulfovibrio gracilis DSM 16080 DNA:
- a CDS encoding HlyD family efflux transporter periplasmic adaptor subunit — MSQAALAGPEMVPPLRLDLEIQPGPASLWGQPTWTLHDPAANRFFRVGTREVEILRSWRPGPVATVAEQAHTQATPVTETHVLELREFLSRNNLLRDTPDRAIPRFLRVQAAKRGLRHLLRTYLFFRIHLFQPDAFLSSLAQRTGVLFTPGFALIALGFTFLSLFLLLRQWDMFLATVPEFLNSRGALLSLVSLFGAKIFHELAHGLAAKRFGLRVTSMGVAVLLLWPVLYTNVNQSWKLNDSRQRLIIDGAGIAAELLLAAVAGFAWLLLDPGPLRDICFVLAVTSWIMSLAVNLNPLMRFDGYYLLSDLLGVDNLMERGQALLHWHVSEWLTGAGDAPPERLPGPTQSVVLVHAVCTRIYRLTLALSIAALVYALAFKALGVFLAVHQLWSSLGAPLLREIRRIWKRRQELGFRPMIRGSVFLAVVLLVLCWPWNTTIATRAMLTAAQTAHLHAPFDGVLTRVPAQEPVPTRMVHKGDALFRVHSPELEQHIRVAEIRESSTRHMSELLSMDQTMLRQRLTREAESREQRANLDGLLQRREKADIRAPLSGRLELPAQAWRTGIFVAEGTYLGTVLDTTRQRIVAYVDELELSRISPGGSARLYPYRPESRPVDCVIRSIDATAATVLETAAFASVHGGDVPARQGPKGRLILQGSAYRVVLEPISPCPTERQYFGRLEIQGQRSALIQRIIQKVRGLLTREFGI; from the coding sequence ATGAGCCAGGCCGCTCTTGCCGGGCCGGAGATGGTTCCGCCTCTTCGCCTTGATCTTGAAATCCAACCAGGTCCGGCTTCGCTGTGGGGACAGCCCACCTGGACCCTGCATGACCCCGCGGCCAATCGTTTTTTCCGCGTGGGAACGCGGGAGGTGGAAATTCTGCGAAGCTGGCGGCCCGGCCCAGTGGCCACTGTGGCCGAGCAGGCCCACACCCAGGCCACCCCCGTGACAGAAACACATGTCCTGGAATTGCGGGAATTCCTCTCCCGCAACAATCTGCTACGCGACACCCCGGACAGAGCCATTCCCCGTTTTTTGCGCGTCCAGGCGGCAAAACGCGGCCTGCGCCACCTGCTGCGCACGTACTTGTTTTTCCGTATCCATTTGTTCCAACCCGACGCCTTTCTCTCCTCTCTGGCACAGCGCACCGGTGTTCTCTTTACCCCGGGATTCGCCCTGATCGCCCTGGGGTTCACCTTCCTGAGCCTTTTTCTGCTCTTGCGCCAGTGGGACATGTTTCTCGCCACCGTGCCGGAATTTCTCAACAGCCGAGGCGCGTTGCTCTCGCTTGTTTCCCTGTTCGGCGCAAAGATCTTTCATGAACTGGCCCACGGATTGGCCGCCAAACGCTTCGGCCTGCGGGTCACGAGCATGGGCGTGGCTGTTTTACTGCTCTGGCCGGTGCTCTATACCAACGTCAATCAATCCTGGAAGCTGAACGACTCGCGGCAACGCCTGATTATCGACGGTGCCGGCATTGCCGCGGAACTGCTCCTGGCGGCAGTGGCAGGATTTGCCTGGTTGTTGCTGGATCCCGGTCCCTTACGGGACATCTGCTTTGTGCTGGCTGTAACCAGCTGGATCATGTCTCTGGCCGTGAACCTAAACCCGCTGATGCGCTTTGACGGATACTACCTGCTCAGTGACCTGCTGGGCGTGGATAACCTCATGGAGCGAGGGCAGGCACTCCTGCACTGGCATGTTTCAGAATGGCTTACCGGTGCTGGGGATGCCCCCCCGGAACGACTGCCCGGTCCCACCCAATCCGTTGTCCTGGTCCATGCCGTGTGTACTCGCATTTACCGGTTGACCCTGGCCCTGAGTATTGCGGCCCTGGTCTATGCCCTGGCGTTCAAAGCGTTGGGCGTTTTTCTTGCGGTGCATCAATTGTGGAGTTCGCTCGGAGCGCCTTTGCTACGCGAAATTCGGCGCATCTGGAAACGACGGCAGGAGTTGGGCTTTCGCCCGATGATTCGCGGCAGCGTTTTCCTGGCAGTGGTACTTTTGGTCCTTTGCTGGCCCTGGAATACCACGATTGCCACGCGTGCAATGCTCACGGCAGCACAAACAGCGCACCTGCACGCCCCATTCGACGGGGTGCTCACCAGGGTTCCCGCGCAAGAGCCGGTCCCCACCCGCATGGTTCACAAAGGAGACGCCCTTTTTCGCGTGCATTCCCCAGAACTGGAACAACACATCCGCGTGGCCGAAATACGCGAATCCTCCACACGGCACATGTCCGAATTGTTGAGCATGGACCAAACCATGCTGCGCCAACGCCTGACCCGGGAAGCCGAATCCCGGGAACAACGCGCCAACCTGGACGGTCTGCTGCAACGCCGTGAAAAGGCCGATATCCGCGCCCCGCTTTCCGGCCGGCTGGAGCTGCCGGCCCAGGCTTGGCGAACCGGCATTTTTGTGGCGGAAGGCACGTACCTGGGAACCGTGCTGGATACCACACGACAACGCATTGTGGCCTATGTGGACGAACTGGAATTGAGCCGCATCTCCCCGGGGGGATCGGCCCGGCTGTATCCCTATCGCCCGGAATCGCGCCCGGTTGACTGCGTGATTCGGTCCATTGACGCCACCGCAGCCACGGTACTCGAGACTGCGGCTTTTGCCTCCGTCCATGGCGGGGATGTTCCCGCGAGGCAAGGACCGAAAGGACGGCTGATCCTCCAGGGTTCGGCCTATCGGGTGGTTCTGGAGCCGATTTCGCCGTGTCCCACGGAACGCCAATATTTTGGACGACTGGAGATCCAGGGACAGCGCTCCGCCCTAATTCAGCGGATTATTCAAAAAGTCCGGGGATTGCTCACACGCGAATTCGGCATCTGA
- a CDS encoding glutamine--tRNA ligase/YqeY domain fusion protein: MSTPKDTGNNEARVGKDFIRTIIDSHMADNRYEGRVHTRFPPEPNGYLHIGHAKSICLNFGLAQEYDGQCNLRFDDTNPSKEEQEYVDSIQEDVRWLGYDWEDRRCFASNYFDQLYAFAEKLIHMGKAYVDDLSAEEIREYRGTLTQPGKPSPWRDRSPEENLDLFRRMRDGEFEDGSKVLRAKIDMASPNVLMRDPALYRIKRAHHHRTGDKWCIYPMYDFTHCLSDALEGITHSICTLEFENNRELYDWVLDTVGEFPQRPYQYEFARLNLTYTVLSKRKLIQLVEEGHVSGWDDPRLPTISGMRRRGYTPRSLRDFCERIGVAKSNSTVDFALLEHCVREDLNAHAPRLMGVLDPVKLVIENYSEDETDTFEMPLHPEDESMGTRSVPFTRELYIERADFMEEPPKKFFRLAPGREVRLRYAYYVTCTGVEKDENGNITEIRCTYDPKTRGGWSEDGRKVKGTLHWVSAAHAVPAKVRLYDKLFNVENPAGDKERDFKEHLNPDSLKEVQARLEPYLGTVEPGWLCQFERLGYFCSDSKDHAAGAPVFNRTATLRDTWAKIAKKK, encoded by the coding sequence ATGAGCACCCCCAAAGACACCGGGAACAACGAAGCCCGGGTCGGCAAGGACTTCATCCGCACCATCATCGACAGCCACATGGCCGACAACCGCTATGAAGGCCGCGTTCACACGCGCTTTCCGCCCGAGCCGAACGGTTACCTGCACATCGGGCACGCCAAGTCCATCTGCCTGAACTTTGGTCTTGCCCAGGAATACGACGGCCAATGCAACCTGCGGTTTGACGACACCAATCCGAGCAAGGAAGAACAGGAGTACGTGGATTCCATTCAGGAAGACGTGCGCTGGCTCGGCTACGACTGGGAAGACCGCCGCTGCTTCGCCTCCAATTATTTCGATCAACTCTATGCGTTCGCGGAAAAGCTCATCCACATGGGCAAAGCCTATGTTGACGACCTCTCGGCCGAAGAGATCCGCGAATATCGCGGCACCCTGACCCAGCCCGGCAAGCCCTCGCCCTGGCGCGACCGCAGCCCCGAAGAAAACCTGGACCTGTTCCGACGCATGCGCGACGGCGAGTTTGAGGACGGTTCCAAAGTCCTGCGCGCCAAAATCGACATGGCCTCGCCCAACGTGCTCATGCGCGACCCCGCGCTCTACCGCATCAAGCGCGCGCATCACCACCGCACCGGGGACAAATGGTGCATTTATCCCATGTACGATTTCACCCACTGCCTGTCCGATGCCCTGGAAGGCATCACCCACTCCATCTGCACCCTGGAGTTTGAAAACAACCGGGAGCTATACGACTGGGTTCTGGACACCGTGGGAGAATTTCCGCAACGGCCCTACCAGTATGAGTTCGCCCGCCTGAACCTTACCTATACCGTGCTCTCCAAACGCAAACTCATCCAACTGGTGGAAGAGGGACACGTTTCCGGCTGGGACGATCCGCGGCTGCCCACAATCTCCGGCATGCGCCGCCGGGGCTACACCCCGCGCTCCCTGCGCGATTTCTGCGAGCGCATCGGCGTGGCAAAATCCAACTCCACCGTGGATTTTGCCCTGCTGGAGCATTGCGTGCGCGAGGATCTCAACGCCCACGCGCCCCGGCTCATGGGCGTGCTCGATCCGGTAAAGCTGGTCATTGAGAATTACTCCGAGGACGAGACTGACACCTTTGAGATGCCGCTGCATCCCGAAGATGAGTCCATGGGTACCCGCAGCGTCCCCTTCACCCGGGAACTGTACATTGAACGCGCCGACTTCATGGAAGAGCCGCCCAAGAAATTCTTCCGCCTGGCTCCGGGCCGCGAAGTACGCCTACGCTATGCCTACTACGTGACCTGCACGGGTGTGGAAAAGGACGAAAACGGCAACATCACGGAAATCCGTTGCACCTACGATCCCAAAACCCGGGGCGGCTGGTCCGAGGACGGCCGCAAAGTCAAAGGGACGCTGCACTGGGTCAGTGCGGCCCACGCGGTTCCGGCCAAAGTCCGCCTCTACGACAAACTCTTCAACGTGGAAAACCCTGCCGGGGATAAGGAGCGGGACTTCAAGGAACACCTGAACCCCGATTCGCTAAAGGAAGTGCAAGCCCGGCTGGAACCCTATCTCGGCACCGTGGAACCGGGGTGGCTCTGCCAGTTCGAACGCCTGGGCTATTTCTGCTCGGATAGCAAGGACCACGCCGCAGGGGCGCCCGTGTTCAACCGCACCGCCACCCTGCGGGATACCTGGGCCAAGATCGCAAAGAAAAAATAA
- a CDS encoding efflux RND transporter periplasmic adaptor subunit — translation MADLEQQVRGLSTLLSLQAQVQRAATLMEARYHVVNDTSLILPYRQALLCDPGTGRVTAVSDLPAPDPRAPLLLWVRRLAAHLETAQPEGGLIDPASLPDSLREEWADWFPAHVLHLPLHHPRFENQGTLLLTRDTPFRDEESTLAKHLAEIYAYTLGSFASHGLPWKSRVGRLLRKRTFLLLMAASLLALLLLIRVPLTSVGDCEVVARAPAVLRSPLNGVIDEVLVRPNQTVHKGQPLLRLDDRDLLSRLLVTRKALETAQAEYRQVSQSALSDPDSKWRLTLTRAAVAERREQLRHIEELLQRTEIPAPQDGMAIFTDPDELVGLPVQVGQRLMEISAEHDSAARIWLPVEEAGELRSDTPVTVFLNIAPEEPVPATLHYAAFTAETSPLGVLSYRVRARFEDETQRPRIGMRGLALVRGERVSLLYYLLRRPYAAVRRWLGV, via the coding sequence ATGGCTGATCTGGAACAGCAAGTCCGCGGTCTGAGCACCCTGCTCTCGCTTCAGGCGCAGGTTCAGCGAGCCGCCACGCTCATGGAGGCGCGCTATCATGTGGTCAACGACACGTCCCTGATCCTGCCTTATCGACAGGCTCTGCTCTGCGATCCCGGAACAGGGCGGGTCACAGCGGTTTCGGACCTCCCGGCACCAGACCCGCGCGCCCCCCTGCTGCTCTGGGTGCGCCGCCTGGCCGCACACCTGGAAACCGCTCAACCCGAGGGGGGTCTCATCGACCCGGCCTCCCTGCCCGATTCCCTGCGTGAGGAATGGGCGGACTGGTTTCCGGCGCATGTGCTGCACCTGCCCCTGCATCATCCACGGTTTGAGAATCAAGGCACGTTGCTGCTCACACGGGACACGCCCTTTCGCGACGAGGAATCGACTCTGGCCAAGCATCTGGCCGAGATCTACGCCTACACCCTCGGTTCGTTCGCTTCCCATGGGCTGCCCTGGAAATCCCGCGTCGGCAGGCTGCTGCGCAAACGAACATTTCTTCTGCTCATGGCCGCATCCCTCCTGGCCCTGCTGCTCCTGATCCGCGTTCCACTCACGTCCGTGGGAGACTGCGAAGTGGTGGCCCGCGCTCCGGCCGTGCTGCGCTCGCCCCTCAACGGCGTCATCGACGAGGTGCTGGTTCGCCCGAACCAAACCGTGCACAAGGGGCAACCCCTGCTGCGCCTGGACGACCGCGATCTGCTTTCGCGCCTGCTCGTGACCCGCAAAGCACTGGAAACCGCCCAGGCAGAATATCGGCAGGTTTCCCAATCCGCGCTTTCCGACCCGGACAGCAAATGGCGGCTCACCCTGACCCGCGCCGCTGTGGCGGAACGTCGCGAGCAGCTCCGGCACATCGAGGAATTGCTCCAACGCACGGAAATCCCGGCTCCCCAGGACGGCATGGCCATTTTCACGGACCCGGACGAATTGGTGGGATTGCCCGTACAGGTTGGCCAGCGGCTCATGGAAATCAGCGCGGAACACGACAGTGCGGCGCGCATCTGGCTTCCTGTAGAGGAAGCCGGGGAGTTGCGCTCGGACACGCCAGTCACGGTATTCCTGAACATTGCCCCGGAAGAGCCTGTCCCCGCGACCCTGCACTATGCCGCGTTCACCGCCGAGACTTCGCCCCTGGGCGTACTCAGCTACCGCGTGCGCGCCCGATTCGAGGATGAAACCCAACGCCCCCGCATCGGCATGCGCGGACTGGCATTGGTGCGTGGAGAGCGGGTCTCCCTGTTATACTACCTGCTGCGGCGGCCCTATGCGGCTGTGCGGCGTTGGCTCGGAGTATGA
- a CDS encoding M23 family metallopeptidase has product MRVRNVLPVLFFVLLVGLGTSFGFLLDTYFDHQKLQVRYETLEHDRLEQRLDILFQARKLSGLQLDYDRIDDFCRKLMVMTNMSGPRPDWDDFTGSGGPLINSMTLSPYDTRTLVRNMQGAVVALNRDVLDSEVLQQLILKQVRENKQLLDSTPSVWPVKGRITSGFGMRQHPFDKTYKFHRGLDIVPPGGRGTPIHAPANGVVVFAGRDGGYGLSLLIRHKNNITTRYGHLKAMAVKRGQKVRRDDVIAYVGNTGRSTGPHLHYEVLLAGKPQNPRRYILN; this is encoded by the coding sequence ATGCGGGTCCGAAATGTTCTGCCCGTACTTTTTTTTGTGTTGCTCGTTGGCTTGGGTACAAGCTTCGGTTTTTTGCTGGATACCTATTTCGATCATCAGAAATTGCAGGTTCGATACGAGACATTGGAACACGACCGGCTGGAGCAGCGGTTGGATATCCTCTTTCAGGCCCGAAAGCTTTCCGGCCTGCAGCTGGACTATGACCGGATCGACGATTTTTGCCGCAAACTCATGGTCATGACCAACATGTCCGGTCCGCGTCCGGACTGGGACGATTTTACGGGCAGCGGCGGGCCGCTCATCAACAGCATGACCTTGTCGCCGTATGATACGCGGACCCTGGTTCGCAACATGCAAGGGGCCGTGGTGGCACTGAACCGGGACGTGTTGGACAGTGAAGTGCTTCAGCAGCTCATTCTCAAGCAGGTGCGCGAAAACAAGCAGCTCCTGGACTCCACGCCGTCGGTCTGGCCTGTGAAGGGCCGCATCACCTCCGGGTTCGGCATGCGCCAGCATCCCTTTGACAAAACCTACAAATTTCACCGTGGTCTGGATATCGTGCCTCCGGGCGGACGCGGCACCCCCATCCATGCCCCGGCCAACGGCGTGGTCGTTTTTGCCGGGCGTGACGGCGGCTACGGCCTGAGCCTGCTCATCCGCCACAAAAACAACATCACCACCCGCTACGGCCATCTCAAGGCCATGGCAGTGAAGCGCGGTCAAAAGGTGCGTCGCGACGACGTGATCGCCTATGTCGGCAACACCGGCCGCAGCACCGGACCCCACCTGCACTATGAAGTGCTGCTGGCGGGCAAGCCCCAGAATCCGCGTCGATACATCCTGAATTAG
- a CDS encoding OmpA/MotB family protein: protein MAKKVIIVKKPAEEGPHDPGLPPWMATFADMVTLLLCFFVLLLSFAEQDVQKFRDVLGSLRDAFGVAVVRTKSSELALETTSSTEVNSAPTSTSEQILNGVVVRIRSILEKTPELKRASGVRVDREGVLLDVQSGALFDPGSATLSPEAKQALDAVILVLKEYPLNLVVRGHTDDRPVSTGRYPSNWELSAARAANALAYILEVGGIPVNRVKAVGYAHTRPVASNATPEGRLKNQRVEFHFHQPEKDQW, encoded by the coding sequence ATGGCCAAAAAGGTCATCATCGTAAAAAAGCCCGCAGAAGAAGGGCCGCACGACCCAGGGCTGCCGCCCTGGATGGCCACGTTTGCGGACATGGTCACCCTGCTGCTGTGCTTTTTCGTGCTGCTGCTTTCCTTTGCCGAGCAGGACGTGCAAAAGTTCCGCGACGTACTCGGCTCCCTGCGCGATGCGTTCGGCGTGGCTGTTGTTCGTACCAAGTCGTCGGAACTGGCCCTGGAAACCACAAGTTCCACGGAAGTGAACTCCGCCCCCACCAGCACGTCCGAGCAGATTCTCAACGGCGTGGTGGTGCGTATCCGGTCCATTTTGGAAAAAACCCCGGAATTGAAACGAGCCAGCGGCGTACGGGTGGACCGCGAGGGCGTGTTGCTGGACGTGCAAAGCGGCGCACTGTTCGATCCCGGGTCCGCGACATTGTCGCCCGAGGCGAAACAAGCGCTGGACGCCGTGATTCTGGTACTCAAGGAGTACCCCCTCAATCTGGTGGTGCGCGGCCATACCGACGACCGGCCCGTGAGCACGGGACGCTATCCTTCCAATTGGGAACTTTCCGCGGCGCGGGCGGCCAATGCCCTGGCTTACATCCTGGAGGTAGGCGGCATTCCCGTGAACCGGGTCAAGGCCGTGGGATACGCGCACACCCGGCCCGTGGCTTCCAATGCCACCCCCGAGGGACGGCTCAAAAATCAGCGGGTGGAATTTCATTTCCACCAACCGGAAAAGGATCAATGGTAG
- a CDS encoding TolC family protein, which translates to MRIMKKTLFRHWLLLLLCVMLLAGCSARTQPLSQEERQEILTRNWEQLDQLQPKPDHPLTLPEAVALALVHNLDYRIQAMEEDIAHQQYDLATLEMLPSVDFDGGAHSRWPESASSSESVETRTQSLEPSTSQDRNRLTMDLSLAWNLLDFGMSFYQARQESDKEYIRAELRRKAQQQLVEQVRAAYWRAASAQIFRPRVAEVLAQARTALEDARTVEEMRLRPPLQSLTFQRSLLEVVRQLESLQNELDEAQVELCSLMGMSPSLQLQLLADEQEVQRPPKLSKSVDELVDIALDQRPELRESMYQVRISKNEITRSMLQTLPGLSFRASQKYDSNSFLSDNAWQELSAQVTGNLVDLFTAPDRIAQAESKHELERMRLLSVHMAVVTQVNVAVRQYERIVRDYDMATQINRVEQRIAQIVSNQALVNTQSQVETIRSRVTALFSEMERYRSFAEAQNAYNRILVSLGVDVLPRELTVKDATILVRQIGQTMNLWDSGQVSAPTDEASL; encoded by the coding sequence ATGCGCATCATGAAAAAAACATTGTTCCGACACTGGCTGCTCCTGCTCCTTTGCGTGATGCTGCTGGCGGGCTGTTCAGCCCGTACCCAACCGCTTTCCCAGGAAGAACGTCAGGAAATTCTGACCAGAAACTGGGAACAGCTCGACCAACTCCAGCCCAAACCCGATCATCCCCTGACGCTGCCGGAGGCCGTGGCCCTGGCCCTGGTTCACAACCTGGACTATCGGATTCAGGCCATGGAAGAGGATATCGCACATCAGCAATACGATCTGGCTACCCTGGAAATGCTGCCCAGCGTGGATTTCGACGGCGGCGCCCACAGCCGCTGGCCCGAGAGCGCCTCCAGCAGCGAGTCCGTGGAAACCCGAACCCAGTCCTTGGAGCCGTCCACCTCCCAGGACCGCAATCGTTTGACCATGGACCTTTCCCTGGCCTGGAACCTGCTCGATTTCGGCATGAGCTTTTATCAGGCTCGTCAGGAATCGGACAAAGAATACATTCGAGCCGAGCTGCGCCGCAAAGCCCAGCAGCAACTGGTGGAACAAGTTCGCGCCGCCTATTGGCGTGCGGCCAGCGCACAAATCTTCCGCCCCCGCGTGGCAGAAGTGCTCGCCCAGGCCCGCACCGCCCTGGAAGACGCCCGCACTGTGGAAGAAATGCGCCTGCGTCCGCCCCTGCAAAGCCTCACATTCCAGCGGTCCTTGCTGGAGGTGGTGCGCCAGCTTGAATCCCTGCAAAACGAGTTGGACGAAGCCCAGGTGGAACTCTGCTCCCTCATGGGCATGAGTCCGTCCCTGCAATTGCAGCTTTTGGCCGATGAGCAAGAGGTCCAGCGCCCCCCCAAACTTTCCAAGAGCGTGGACGAGCTGGTGGACATTGCCCTGGATCAGCGGCCGGAGCTGCGCGAGTCCATGTATCAGGTGCGCATCAGCAAAAACGAGATCACCCGCTCCATGTTGCAGACCCTGCCGGGTCTCAGCTTCCGGGCCTCGCAGAAATACGATTCCAACTCGTTCCTTTCGGATAACGCCTGGCAGGAACTGAGCGCCCAGGTCACGGGCAACCTCGTGGATTTGTTCACCGCGCCAGACCGCATCGCCCAGGCCGAAAGCAAGCATGAACTGGAACGCATGCGCCTGCTCTCCGTGCATATGGCCGTGGTCACCCAGGTGAACGTGGCCGTGCGCCAATACGAACGCATCGTGCGCGATTACGACATGGCCACCCAAATCAACAGGGTGGAACAGCGCATTGCGCAGATCGTTTCCAATCAAGCCCTGGTGAACACACAAAGCCAGGTGGAGACTATTCGGAGCCGGGTCACGGCGCTTTTCTCGGAAATGGAGCGGTACCGCAGTTTTGCCGAAGCGCAAAACGCCTATAACCGCATTTTGGTTTCGCTGGGGGTGGATGTGCTGCCCCGGGAACTCACGGTCAAGGACGCCACCATCCTTGTACGGCAAATCGGGCAGACCATGAACCTGTGGGATTCCGGCCAGGTCTCGGCTCCCACGGATGAGGCCAGCCTTTGA
- a CDS encoding flagellar motor protein MotB produces MPEEDVIIIEQVEDPPPREEGLPPWMATFADMVTLLLCFFVLLLSFTNQDINNFQMLMGAMSDAFGVQKERSDAREIPYADTSRQFKRQVESENDIKQLAASLKKFIQDESLTGEASLSVDNTGVMLRVGNKAMFRPGSSDLMPESISVLVEVIKLLNSTPFNLIVRGHTDGEDLNEQLFDTNWELSATRAAACLRFILEHSSVSPQRLKAVGLAGSKPLVPSTTAANKALNRRVEFYFQAPGAENW; encoded by the coding sequence ATGCCCGAAGAAGATGTGATCATCATCGAACAGGTGGAAGACCCGCCCCCACGGGAGGAGGGACTGCCGCCGTGGATGGCCACGTTTGCGGACATGGTCACCCTGTTGTTGTGTTTCTTCGTGCTGCTGCTGTCGTTCACCAACCAGGACATCAACAACTTCCAAATGCTCATGGGCGCCATGTCCGACGCATTCGGCGTGCAAAAGGAACGCAGCGACGCCCGCGAGATTCCGTATGCGGATACTTCGCGGCAGTTCAAGCGGCAGGTCGAAAGTGAAAACGACATCAAGCAGCTTGCCGCTTCGCTCAAGAAGTTTATTCAGGACGAAAGTCTCACCGGCGAGGCATCCCTCAGTGTGGACAATACCGGCGTCATGTTGCGGGTGGGCAACAAGGCCATGTTCCGCCCTGGTTCCTCGGATTTGATGCCCGAATCCATCAGTGTGTTGGTGGAGGTCATCAAGTTGCTCAATTCCACGCCGTTTAATCTCATCGTGCGGGGGCACACCGACGGCGAGGATCTCAATGAACAATTGTTCGATACCAATTGGGAGCTGTCCGCGACCCGGGCTGCGGCCTGTCTTCGGTTCATCCTGGAGCATTCCAGCGTGTCGCCCCAGCGGCTCAAGGCCGTGGGACTGGCCGGGTCCAAGCCGCTGGTACCCAGCACCACGGCCGCAAACAAGGCTCTGAACCGTCGGGTGGAGTTTTACTTTCAGGCACCGGGAGCCGAAAACTGGTAA
- a CDS encoding efflux RND transporter periplasmic adaptor subunit, with product MPRLPLLLTLAALWLVFSTSQAVADAALDPDARPHVVSSPQSADSAAEARFSVRVQLTALQEAPLAAGIPARIRDLPLREGDSFKKGDLLVRFDCADRQAELQRAQAGFSAARTKLKANEELSRLNSVSTVEVDLSRAEVKIAEAEVAVRRAHLLYCRETAPFSGRVASLAVKRYQRVTPGEPLMTLVNPSRLEAECIVPSQWLRWLQPGLPFQLHIEETGDTVAATVDSVAPYVDPVSQTVKIRAQVTATPGLLPGMSGTARFEPPL from the coding sequence ATGCCCCGTTTGCCACTGCTTTTGACTCTGGCTGCGCTCTGGCTCGTGTTCTCCACAAGTCAGGCCGTTGCTGATGCGGCTCTGGATCCCGACGCCCGGCCGCACGTGGTTTCCTCCCCGCAAAGTGCGGACTCCGCTGCCGAGGCTCGGTTTTCCGTGCGAGTCCAGCTTACGGCCTTGCAGGAAGCCCCGCTCGCCGCAGGCATTCCTGCGCGCATCCGCGACTTGCCGCTGCGCGAAGGTGATTCCTTTAAGAAAGGGGATCTGCTGGTACGGTTCGACTGCGCGGACAGACAAGCCGAATTGCAGCGCGCCCAGGCCGGATTTTCAGCCGCACGGACCAAACTCAAAGCCAATGAGGAACTCAGCCGTCTCAATTCCGTAAGCACCGTGGAAGTGGACCTCAGCCGAGCCGAGGTGAAAATCGCTGAAGCCGAAGTGGCGGTGCGCCGTGCGCATTTGCTGTATTGCCGAGAAACCGCTCCCTTTTCCGGCCGAGTGGCCAGCCTTGCGGTCAAGCGCTACCAACGCGTCACTCCCGGCGAACCACTCATGACCCTGGTGAACCCTTCCCGGCTCGAAGCCGAATGCATCGTGCCTTCCCAATGGCTGCGCTGGCTGCAACCCGGACTTCCCTTCCAGCTGCATATTGAGGAAACCGGGGATACCGTGGCTGCCACTGTGGATTCCGTGGCCCCCTATGTGGACCCCGTCAGTCAGACGGTCAAAATCCGCGCGCAGGTAACCGCCACACCCGGCCTTTTGCCCGGCATGAGCGGTACCGCCCGATTCGAGCCGCCCCTGTAG
- a CDS encoding bacteriohemerythrin, with the protein MKSIEWSPDLETGIGLLDAQHMNLVRLINDLGQAIEEGRGKTVIDDVMEQLKLYSSYHFTSEERLLRKHDYPELDEHHREHEEFVDEVEDFSLDLRTGEPDVCVNLHEYLRQWFVLHVQETDMRYAQFLRRKGEA; encoded by the coding sequence ATGAAATCCATTGAATGGAGCCCCGACCTGGAAACCGGCATCGGCCTGCTCGATGCACAGCACATGAATCTGGTACGGCTGATCAATGACTTGGGACAGGCCATTGAAGAAGGCCGCGGCAAAACGGTCATTGATGACGTCATGGAGCAGCTCAAGCTGTATTCCTCGTACCATTTTACCAGTGAAGAACGCCTGCTTCGCAAGCATGACTATCCCGAGCTTGACGAGCACCACCGCGAGCACGAGGAATTCGTGGACGAAGTGGAGGATTTTTCTTTGGATCTGCGCACCGGGGAACCCGATGTCTGCGTGAATTTGCATGAGTATCTGCGGCAGTGGTTCGTGCTGCATGTGCAGGAAACCGACATGCGTTACGCGCAATTCTTGCGGCGAAAAGGGGAAGCCTGA